The region CCCACGTAGCCGAACATCTCCGCCAGCGGCACCGCCGCCGAGACCACGCGGGCCCCGCGCCGCTCCGCCAGCGACCGCACCCGGCCGCGCCGGGCGTTGAGGTCGCCGATGACGTCGCCCATGCAGTCCTCGGGCGTCGTCACCTCCACGGCCATCACCGGTTCCAGCAGCGCCGGGTCGGCCTGGGCCAGGGCCTCCCGCATGGCGTCCAAAGCCACCGTCCGGAAGGCCAGGTCGGAGGAGTCCTCGGTGTGGAACGCCCCGTCCAGCAGGCGCACCCGCACCCCGGTCACCTCGTACCCGGCCAGGACGCCGAGCCGCAGCGCGTCCCGGCAGCCCCTGTCCACGGCGGGGACGAACTCACGCGGCACCCGGCCCCCGGTCACCTCGTCCACGAACTCGTACCCGCCGTCGAACGGCTCGACGGCGATCCGCACCCGGGCGAACTGGCCCCGGCCACCGGTCTGCTTCCGGTGCGTGCGGTCCACCGCCGCGACCGCCCGCCGGATGGTCTCCCGGTAGGCGACGCGCGGACGGCCCACCCGGGCCTCCACTCCGAACTCGCGCAGCAGGCGGGCGACCTGGATCTCCAGGTGCAGCTCGCCCATACCGCCCAGGATGGTCTGGCCGCTCTCGGCGTCGGTGTGCACCCGCAGGGACGGGTCCTCCTCCGACAGCCGGACGACCGCCGACGACAGCCGGTCCCGGTCGGACCGGGACCGCGGCTCCACCGCGACCTCGATGACGGGGTCGGGGAAGTCCATGGAGTCCAGCACGATCGGGTCCGCCGCGTCGCACAGGGTCTCCCCGGTGCCGGTCCGGCGCAGCCCCATGACGGCGACGATGTCGCCGGCGACCGCCGTGGGGACCTCCTCGCGGGTCGCGGCGTGCATGCGGTAGATCTTGCCGATCCTCTCCTTCTCTCCCCGGAGCGGGTTGTACACCCGGTCGCCGGTGTCCAGCCGGCCGGAGTACAGCCGGACGAACGTCAGGCGGCCCAGGTGCGGGTCGCCCGTGATCTTGAAGGCCAGCGCCGCCAGCGGCGCGTCCTCGGACGGAGGGCGTGCGACCGCCGCGCCCGCGTCCCCGGGGCGGACCCCGACCGCCTCCCCCGCGTCGAGCGGGGAGGGCAGGTAGCGGACCACGGCGTCCAGCAGCGGCTGCACCCCCTTGTTCTTGAACGCGGTGCCGCACAGCACCGGCGTCACCGTCACCGGGCCGTCCACCGATCCGACGGTCAGCCGCCGGACCGCCGCGTGCAGCTCCGCCTCGGCGGGCTCCTCGCCCCGCACGTACAGCTCCATCAGCGCTTCGTCGTGCTCGGCGACCGTCTCCAGCAGAC is a window of Nocardiopsis changdeensis DNA encoding:
- the fusA gene encoding elongation factor G encodes the protein MATTTRMGRASVRNIGIMAHIDAGKTTTTERILYYTGTSHKVGEVHDGTTATDFLPEEREHGITIASAAVTCRWTVDGAVHTVNLIDTPGHIDFTVEVERCLRVLDGTVAVFDAVAGVEPQSETVWRQADRYGVPRVCFVNKMDRVGADMARTVEMIGDRLGAVPLVLHLPVGAEAGFRGVVDLVGMRALVWPADAGPGEAYEVAAVPDELAGEARRWRARLLETVAEHDEALMELYVRGEEPAEAELHAAVRRLTVGSVDGPVTVTPVLCGTAFKNKGVQPLLDAVVRYLPSPLDAGEAVGVRPGDAGAAVARPPSEDAPLAALAFKITGDPHLGRLTFVRLYSGRLDTGDRVYNPLRGEKERIGKIYRMHAATREEVPTAVAGDIVAVMGLRRTGTGETLCDAADPIVLDSMDFPDPVIEVAVEPRSRSDRDRLSSAVVRLSEEDPSLRVHTDAESGQTILGGMGELHLEIQVARLLREFGVEARVGRPRVAYRETIRRAVAAVDRTHRKQTGGRGQFARVRIAVEPFDGGYEFVDEVTGGRVPREFVPAVDRGCRDALRLGVLAGYEVTGVRVRLLDGAFHTEDSSDLAFRTVALDAMREALAQADPALLEPVMAVEVTTPEDCMGDVIGDLNARRGRVRSLAERRGARVVSAAVPLAEMFGYVGDLRGRTSGRASFVMEFDSYAQAPDAVAAAVVGR